One genomic segment of Deltaproteobacteria bacterium includes these proteins:
- a CDS encoding ABC transporter substrate-binding protein, with protein MHRAVSGGEVSKRVAWIIAWLLIIPTLVWAQTGKSLIPSYQAISTPDFGYLPTYVARAKNFFTEAGLDVKVIVMNSRVSVPALIANEVHFGVAGPSITAALRGAPLKAIYFIYNTSTFQFTARPEIRTAEDLKGKTIAISSPGATNDFATRLMLTKMGLDPVRDVKFIAIGESKARVIAMDQGQVAAAANNPDVAAELVRRGYRILMHSGEVFPVPFSGTAVNEKLIKENPDMIKRWLRAHLRAMQLIRQRPDEAAQIAAKDLKISLDIAKEATAQVLQFMYANDPGGFTEKGMRIFLQQTAPRLGVDPEKVAINQIADVSFLREVQRELGIKCRDGFGC; from the coding sequence ATACACAGAGCTGTTTCCGGGGGCGAAGTGAGCAAACGAGTCGCATGGATAATAGCCTGGTTGCTGATCATTCCAACATTGGTGTGGGCCCAAACTGGGAAAAGTCTCATCCCATCCTACCAAGCTATTTCTACTCCCGACTTCGGCTACCTGCCGACCTACGTGGCGCGGGCGAAAAACTTTTTCACCGAAGCGGGTCTGGACGTCAAAGTGATCGTCATGAACTCGCGCGTCTCGGTGCCGGCGCTGATCGCCAACGAAGTTCACTTCGGCGTCGCTGGGCCGTCGATCACCGCGGCATTGCGCGGCGCGCCGTTGAAGGCGATTTATTTTATTTACAACACTTCGACGTTTCAGTTCACTGCGCGGCCGGAGATTCGGACGGCGGAAGATTTGAAAGGCAAGACCATCGCGATCTCCAGCCCCGGCGCGACCAACGACTTCGCCACCCGGCTGATGCTGACCAAAATGGGTCTCGATCCGGTGCGCGACGTGAAGTTTATTGCGATTGGCGAATCCAAAGCGCGGGTGATCGCCATGGATCAGGGGCAGGTGGCCGCGGCAGCGAACAATCCCGACGTGGCTGCTGAATTGGTGCGCAGGGGTTACCGCATTCTTATGCACTCGGGCGAAGTGTTTCCGGTGCCGTTCTCCGGCACGGCAGTGAATGAAAAACTGATCAAAGAAAATCCTGACATGATCAAGCGCTGGCTGCGCGCGCATTTGCGCGCCATGCAGTTGATCCGACAGCGCCCCGACGAGGCGGCGCAGATCGCAGCGAAGGATTTGAAAATCAGCCTCGACATCGCCAAGGAAGCGACCGCGCAGGTTCTGCAATTTATGTATGCCAACGACCCGGGCGGCTTTACGGAAAAAGGCATGAGAATTTTTTTGCAGCAGACCGCGCCGCGTTTGGGCGTCGACCCGGAAAAAGTCGCAATCAACCAGATTGCCGACGTGAGCTTTTTGCGCGAGGTGCAGCGCGAGTTGGGGATCAAGTGCCGGGATGGGTTTGGATGCTGA
- a CDS encoding extracellular solute-binding protein, giving the protein MTMLRAVLGGVLLTVGLLTAAFADAAQSGDALSALEGLAPTERLARLGAGARAEGEAAIYLNLDPIVANALSAGFTKQYPGIKVQIGRFSGASIIARVETEARAGKLSADVIMSGELGILVLIDRGVMARYRSPSLAAYPENFRDKDGFWNVNFLNILVPVYNSRLVSKDEVPQRLEDLLRPRWKSKMAMDSQSYYWFGALLQHLGEDATVKLMRGLNDQNLHHVRGRRLLTQLIAAGEYDLAIETNLNTVISLMQHGAPVGFAPVRPLFLRPSFLFLTRAAPHPHAGALLIDYLLSEEGQKILAAHDRTPAHPRVSSRETQVLKGLEIKMPDPLDIGRRYAALGKKYTELFPGAK; this is encoded by the coding sequence ATGACGATGTTAAGGGCCGTTCTGGGTGGAGTGTTACTCACCGTTGGGCTGCTGACTGCCGCCTTTGCGGACGCAGCGCAGAGCGGTGATGCATTGTCGGCTTTGGAAGGGCTGGCGCCGACGGAGCGGCTAGCACGGTTGGGTGCCGGAGCGCGCGCCGAGGGCGAAGCGGCTATCTATCTTAACCTCGATCCGATCGTTGCCAACGCGCTCAGCGCGGGATTCACCAAACAATATCCCGGTATCAAGGTCCAAATCGGCAGGTTCTCCGGCGCGTCGATCATCGCCCGGGTCGAAACCGAAGCGCGCGCCGGCAAGCTCAGCGCCGATGTCATCATGAGCGGCGAGTTGGGCATCTTAGTTTTGATCGACCGAGGCGTCATGGCGCGCTACCGCTCGCCGTCCTTGGCAGCGTATCCCGAAAACTTTCGCGATAAGGACGGGTTTTGGAACGTCAATTTTCTCAACATCCTCGTGCCGGTGTACAACTCGCGGCTGGTGTCGAAGGACGAGGTGCCGCAGCGGCTGGAAGATCTGCTGCGGCCGCGCTGGAAAAGCAAGATGGCGATGGACAGCCAGTCTTACTACTGGTTCGGCGCGCTGCTGCAGCATCTCGGCGAAGACGCCACGGTCAAGCTCATGCGCGGGCTCAATGATCAGAACCTGCACCACGTGCGCGGCCGGCGTTTGCTGACGCAGTTGATCGCCGCCGGCGAATACGATCTTGCCATCGAGACCAATCTCAACACGGTGATCAGCCTGATGCAGCACGGGGCGCCGGTGGGTTTTGCGCCGGTGCGGCCGTTGTTTCTGCGGCCGAGCTTTCTTTTTCTGACGCGCGCTGCGCCGCATCCGCACGCCGGTGCGCTGTTGATCGATTACCTGTTATCGGAAGAGGGGCAGAAAATTCTCGCAGCCCACGACCGTACGCCGGCGCACCCGAGAGTGAGCTCGCGCGAGACGCAAGTGCTCAAAGGTTTGGAGATCAAAATGCCTGATCCGTTGGATATTGGCCGGCGCTACGCGGCGCTAGGGAAAAAATACACAGAGCTGTTTCCGGGGGCGAAGTGA